In the Setaria italica strain Yugu1 chromosome VI, Setaria_italica_v2.0, whole genome shotgun sequence genome, one interval contains:
- the LOC101758695 gene encoding expansin-B9 yields the protein MGSLMPNVVVVVAAVAAAVLAVHVAGVSCWAPPGPNITTDYNGRWLPARATWYGQPTGAGPDDNGGACGIKDVNLPPYAAMTSCGNLPLFKDGKGCGSCYEIKCKVPECSIQPVRVFITDMNYGPVAPYYFDLSGTAFGSMAKPGLNDQLRRRGIIDLDFRRVPCKYVAGQRIVFHVEEGSNPFYLAVLVKFVAVDGSIVQMDLKDQASPEWQPMRHSWGAVWRSDTPRPLKGPFSIRLTSESGKTLVATDVIPEKWQPNTVYNSNIQF from the exons ATGGGATCCCTGATGCccaacgtcgtcgtcgtcgtcgccgccgttgccgccgccgtcctggcgGTGCACGTGGCCGGCGTGTCGTGCTGGGCGCCGCCGGGCCCCAACATCACGACGGACTACAACGGCAGGTGGCTCCCTGCGAGGGCCACCTGGTACGGCCAGCCCACCGGCGCCGGGCCCGACGACAACGGCGGCGCGTGCGGGATCAAGGACGTGAACCTGCCGCCCTACGCCGCCATGACGTCCTGCGGCAACCTCCCGCTCTTCAAGGACGGCAAGGGCTGCGGCTCCTGCTACGAGATCAAATGCAAGGTGCCTGAGTGCTCGATCCAGCCGGTGAGGGTGTTCATCACCGACATGAACTACGGCCCCGTCGCCCCCTACTACTTCGACCTCAGCGGCACCGCGTTCGGCTCCATGGCCAAGCCCGGCCTCAACgaccagctccgccgccgcggcatcaTCGACCTCGACTTCAGGAG GGTGCCGTGCAAGTACGTGGCCGGGCAGAGAATCGTGTTCCACGTGGAGGAAGGGTCGAACCCGTTCTACCTGGCGGTGCTGGTGAAGTTCGTGGCGGTGGATGGCAGCATCGTGCAGATGGACCTCAAGGACCAGGCGTCGCCGGAGTGGCAGCCGATGAGGCACTCCTGGGGCGCTGTCTGGAGGTCCGACACGCCCAGGCCGCTCAAGGGCCCCTTCTCCATTCGCCTCACCAGCGAGTCCGGCAAGACGCTCGTCGCCACCGACGTCATCCCAGAGAAGTGGCAGCCCAACACCGTCTACAACTCCAACATCCAGTTCTAG
- the LOC111257633 gene encoding uncharacterized protein LOC111257633, with product MTTPGTTEMFAGLAILLFSVSAGFNSGTGGFGLLLCFAGVLAGANIVAVGILAPVVPAVLAEARALAEFLGRNLGVVGLVMASCAVTAISGEAGQVFCFGMFALLLLGLSLISVGILGE from the coding sequence ATGACCACTCCGGGCACCACGGAGATGTTCGCCGGCCTCGCCATCTTGCTGTTCTCCGTCAGCGCCGGATTCaactccggcaccggcggattCGGCTTGCTACTCTGCTTCGCGGGGGTTCTCGCCGGCGCCAACATCGTCGCCGTCGGCATCCTGGCGCCCGTCGTCCCGGCGGTGTTGGCCGAGGCGCGTGCTCTCGCAGAGTTCCTTGGTCGCAACCTCGGCGTCGTGGGGCTCGTGATGGCTTCCTGCGCCGTCACGGCGATCTCCGGCGAAGCAGGTCAGGTGTTCTGCTTCGGCATGtttgctctgctcctcctcggcctctccCTGATCAGCGTTGGGATTCTTGGCGAATAG